A single genomic interval of Polaribacter vadi harbors:
- a CDS encoding glycoside hydrolase family 2 TIM barrel-domain containing protein: MKAQTVTGEPAGIPNAPQKYKSTPWEDPLVTSINRQPARATAYSYKTVADALEGNREKSRFIMLNGEWNFKYAKNLVQAPKDFYKQEVKEWDKIEVPSNIELFGYGIPIYKSAVYPFRPINPPFVPKYDNSVGSYQRKFTVPSDWQKDMTVTLHFGAVSSAFQVWINGEFLGYGEDSFLPSEFNITPYLKEGENVLSVQVIRYSDGAYLEDQDHWRMSGIQREVFVMAEPKLRIQDFFYQTKLDKEYKDAVFQLRPKLENLTGDTIKNASFEFQLYNDKNEALFEKPIDTLAKAIVNESYPRLDNVRFGFFEKTIKNPKKWSSEAPNLYTLVMTLKDENGNISEVKSCKVGFRSIEFSKENGKLLINGKKTYIYGVNRHDHHPIRGKALMRKDIEDDVKTIKQFNFNTIRTSHYPNDPYFYELCDAYGIMVMDEANLETHGLGGKLSNDPSWTNAYLERMTRMVERDKNHSSVIMWSLGNEAGKGPNHAAMAGWTHDFDITRPVHFEPAQGNPRLDGYIDERDPRYPSTGDHSHRFENPKDEPYVDMVSRFYPGVFTPQFLVDNKADTRPILFVEYSHSMGNSTGNLKELWDEFRRLPRIIGGCIWDFKDQGLLKVDEKTGQEFYAYGGDFGEVRHDGNFCINGVVASDGRPKAAMYENKWVYQPVTCQLDGNTLIIKNRQAIKSLKDYTPILQILKNGNVVKEVVLKPFELTAGQKMDLDIKKYIQKLKADAEYFVNIKFQLSKDELWATKGHTVAEDQFLIKKTTTSYLSEIDGEIDVLESNDVFSIKGKRFNIKIDKHNGALNSYVFKGTEQVFAPLMPNFTRPLTDNDKKGWKPHKVLKQWYENKPKITSVKTKKAGNEILVISNYEVIKDSANVFITYNIKPNGLIRVDYVLNASSDLPNIPKIGMQMGVENNFNQISWYGKGQLENYIDRSHGFMVNKYSLPLKDFTEPYVMPQENGNRTDVRWLACTTSTQNEGLLVVGAQPLSMSVWPYTQENLNQAKHTFNLVDVGYLTLNIDLIQMGIGGNDSWSPVGAPMEKYQIPSKNYEYSFYLLPFNTTKNGLNKNLEKFKY, translated from the coding sequence ATGAAGGCACAAACAGTTACAGGAGAGCCTGCAGGGATTCCTAATGCCCCTCAGAAATATAAATCTACACCTTGGGAAGATCCGTTGGTAACAAGCATCAACAGGCAACCTGCAAGAGCTACGGCTTATTCTTATAAAACCGTTGCAGATGCTTTAGAAGGGAATAGAGAAAAAAGTCGTTTCATCATGTTAAATGGTGAGTGGAATTTTAAGTATGCAAAAAACTTAGTACAAGCTCCTAAGGATTTTTACAAGCAAGAAGTAAAGGAATGGGATAAAATAGAAGTGCCTTCTAATATAGAATTATTTGGTTACGGAATTCCAATTTACAAAAGTGCTGTGTATCCTTTTAGACCTATCAATCCACCTTTTGTTCCTAAGTATGACAATAGTGTAGGGTCTTATCAACGTAAATTCACAGTGCCTAGTGATTGGCAAAAAGACATGACGGTTACGCTTCATTTTGGAGCGGTTAGTTCTGCTTTTCAAGTATGGATCAATGGCGAGTTTTTAGGGTATGGAGAAGATAGTTTTTTACCATCAGAATTTAACATAACACCATATTTAAAAGAAGGGGAAAATGTATTGTCGGTTCAGGTAATTCGCTATAGTGATGGTGCTTATTTAGAAGATCAAGACCATTGGCGAATGAGTGGGATTCAGCGAGAAGTTTTTGTGATGGCTGAACCAAAACTACGCATTCAAGATTTTTTCTATCAAACAAAATTAGATAAAGAGTATAAAGATGCTGTTTTTCAATTACGTCCAAAATTAGAAAACTTAACTGGAGATACTATTAAGAATGCTTCGTTTGAGTTTCAGTTGTATAATGATAAAAACGAGGCTTTATTTGAAAAACCTATAGATACTTTAGCCAAAGCTATTGTAAATGAAAGTTATCCTCGTTTGGATAATGTTCGTTTTGGTTTTTTTGAAAAGACGATCAAAAATCCTAAAAAGTGGAGTTCAGAAGCACCAAATTTATACACGTTGGTCATGACTTTAAAAGATGAAAATGGAAATATTTCGGAAGTAAAATCTTGTAAAGTAGGGTTTCGTTCTATTGAGTTTTCTAAAGAAAACGGGAAGTTATTAATCAATGGAAAAAAAACATATATCTATGGGGTTAATCGTCACGATCATCATCCTATTAGAGGAAAAGCATTGATGAGAAAAGATATTGAAGATGATGTAAAAACCATCAAACAATTTAATTTTAATACCATCAGAACAAGTCATTACCCTAACGATCCATATTTCTACGAATTATGTGATGCATATGGAATTATGGTGATGGATGAAGCCAATTTAGAAACGCATGGTTTGGGTGGAAAATTGAGTAATGATCCAAGTTGGACAAATGCTTACCTAGAGCGTATGACCAGAATGGTAGAGCGTGATAAAAATCATTCAAGTGTAATTATGTGGAGTTTAGGGAACGAAGCAGGAAAAGGACCAAACCATGCAGCCATGGCTGGTTGGACTCATGATTTTGACATTACAAGACCAGTGCATTTTGAACCTGCACAAGGAAATCCAAGGTTAGACGGATATATTGACGAACGAGATCCAAGATATCCATCCACTGGAGATCATTCACACCGTTTTGAAAACCCAAAAGATGAACCGTATGTAGATATGGTCAGTCGTTTTTACCCAGGAGTATTCACACCACAGTTTTTGGTGGATAATAAAGCGGATACACGACCTATTTTATTTGTGGAATATTCACATTCTATGGGGAATTCAACAGGAAACCTAAAAGAATTGTGGGATGAGTTTAGAAGATTACCTAGAATAATTGGTGGTTGTATTTGGGATTTTAAAGACCAAGGTTTATTAAAGGTAGATGAAAAAACAGGGCAAGAATTTTATGCTTATGGAGGTGATTTTGGAGAAGTAAGACACGATGGGAATTTCTGTATTAATGGTGTGGTAGCATCTGATGGTAGACCAAAAGCAGCGATGTACGAAAACAAATGGGTGTATCAACCTGTGACTTGTCAATTAGATGGAAATACACTAATTATTAAAAACAGACAAGCCATAAAATCGCTGAAAGATTATACTCCTATTTTACAAATTTTAAAAAATGGAAACGTAGTAAAAGAAGTTGTTTTAAAACCTTTTGAATTAACAGCAGGACAAAAAATGGATTTGGATATAAAAAAGTACATCCAGAAACTTAAAGCTGATGCAGAATATTTTGTCAATATTAAATTTCAATTATCAAAAGATGAGCTATGGGCAACAAAAGGACATACTGTTGCAGAAGATCAGTTTTTAATTAAGAAAACTACGACTTCTTATCTTTCTGAAATTGATGGAGAGATAGATGTTTTAGAAAGTAATGATGTTTTTTCTATCAAAGGAAAAAGGTTTAATATAAAAATAGATAAACATAATGGAGCATTAAATTCATATGTTTTTAAGGGGACAGAACAAGTGTTTGCTCCATTAATGCCAAACTTTACACGTCCTTTAACCGATAACGATAAAAAAGGATGGAAGCCACATAAAGTGTTGAAGCAGTGGTATGAAAATAAACCAAAAATAACATCAGTAAAAACTAAAAAAGCAGGAAATGAGATATTGGTAATTTCTAATTACGAGGTGATCAAAGACAGTGCAAATGTTTTTATCACTTACAACATCAAACCGAATGGTTTAATTAGGGTTGATTATGTATTAAACGCTTCTTCTGATTTGCCAAATATTCCGAAAATAGGAATGCAGATGGGGGTTGAAAATAATTTCAATCAAATTTCTTGGTATGGAAAAGGACAATTAGAAAACTATATAGATCGTAGTCACGGGTTTATGGTTAACAAATATTCATTGCCTTTAAAAGATTTTACAGAGCCTTATGTAATGCCTCAAGAAAATGGAAATAGAACCGATGTAAGATGGTTGGCTTGTACAACTTCCACTCAAAACGAAGGGCTTTTGGTTGTAGGAGCACAGCCTTTAAGTATGAGTGTTTGGCCATATACACAAGAAAACTTAAATCAAGCCAAACATACTTTTAATTTGGTTGATGTAGGTTATTTAACCTTAAATATTGATTTGATTCAGATGGGAATTGGAGGAAATGATAGTTGGTCTCCGGTTGGTGCTCCCATGGAAAAATATCAAATTCCGTCAAAAAATTATGAATACAGTTTTTATTTATTACCGTTCAACACAACCAAAAATGGATTAAATAAGAATCTTGAAAAATTTAAGTATTAA
- a CDS encoding glycosylase codes for MKPLSYCIIILISVIFTGCGQAKFKKREITNEVMQEIYNEIKTPYKYGLIMVPTDNSYKIDCPSIFRKDDKWYMTYLIFEGRGYETWLAESDDLLNWKHLGKVMSFSKDTSEWDVNQKAGYIALQDPTWEGSYKWESYDDKYWMSYFGGNTTGYEAGILSMGMAYTDELPTTPKEFKRLSEPVLKPNDDKAKWWDNSTMYKSSVIRDVDKETGHDFVMYYNARGDSINPAKGAERIAMAVSNDMKHWKRFGDGPVINHHKGISGDAFIQRINNTWVMFYFGAFWTGWDQGAFNRFAVSNDLIHWKDWEGEDLIQSSEPYDDLFAHKSFVVKHEGIVYHYYCAVNKAGQRGIALATSKDIGKSDIHFVTPPKDEIEIK; via the coding sequence ATGAAGCCATTAAGTTATTGTATCATCATCCTAATTTCAGTCATATTTACTGGTTGTGGTCAGGCAAAATTTAAAAAACGAGAGATTACTAATGAGGTGATGCAAGAAATTTACAATGAAATTAAAACACCTTATAAATACGGGTTAATTATGGTGCCAACTGATAATTCCTATAAAATAGATTGTCCGAGTATTTTCAGAAAAGACGATAAATGGTATATGACGTATTTAATTTTTGAAGGACGTGGTTACGAAACTTGGTTGGCAGAAAGTGATGATTTGTTAAACTGGAAACATTTAGGAAAAGTGATGTCGTTTTCAAAAGACACTTCGGAATGGGATGTGAATCAAAAAGCAGGATACATTGCTTTGCAAGACCCTACTTGGGAAGGTTCTTATAAATGGGAATCTTATGATGATAAGTATTGGATGAGTTATTTTGGTGGAAATACAACAGGTTATGAAGCTGGAATATTATCTATGGGAATGGCTTATACTGATGAGTTACCAACAACTCCAAAAGAGTTTAAAAGATTGTCAGAACCCGTTTTAAAACCAAATGATGACAAAGCCAAATGGTGGGACAACAGTACCATGTATAAAAGTTCTGTGATTAGAGATGTGGATAAAGAAACAGGACATGATTTTGTGATGTATTACAACGCTCGTGGAGATAGTATTAACCCAGCCAAAGGAGCAGAACGTATTGCCATGGCTGTTTCTAATGATATGAAACACTGGAAACGTTTTGGAGATGGACCTGTAATCAATCATCATAAAGGGATTTCAGGAGATGCCTTTATTCAAAGAATTAACAACACTTGGGTGATGTTTTATTTTGGAGCTTTTTGGACAGGTTGGGATCAAGGGGCTTTCAACAGATTTGCAGTGTCTAATGATTTGATTCATTGGAAAGATTGGGAGGGAGAAGATTTAATTCAGTCATCAGAACCTTATGATGATTTGTTTGCTCATAAATCATTTGTGGTTAAACATGAGGGGATTGTGTATCATTATTACTGTGCTGTAAACAAAGCAGGGCAACGTGGTATTGCATTGGCAACTTCAAAAGACATTGGAAAAAGTGATATTCATTTTGTGACTCCTCCAAAAGATGAAATAGAGATTAAATAA
- a CDS encoding alpha-L-rhamnosidase C-terminal domain-containing protein gives MGKTFLPNNSATSTWIWYPGDFEIWLSNKMQVRRTEREAVFPPLWKYYSPDPLVTFQTEVDIPEQDEVKIYSEGTFQLLVDGIQIYGLPKSITIPAGKHKISFKVYNQEVLPAIYVEGKYVKSNANWIVTNEDKLWIDETGKAQQSGTPWIPVGSWSFNSPKDKPSEFRLATKPWNAKKIEKIGDGKLIDFGKETFGYIKINGLKGKGNLALYYGESREEALDSEKCETLDYIHFDGNQPKEYTHNKSKAFRYVQVQADATLEYDSISMLHEYLPLEYRGEFKSSDDLLNDIWDVSAYTMHLTSREFFIDGIKRDRWIWSGDAYQSYLMNYYLFFDSPSVERTLIALRGKDPVTAHVNTIMDYSLYWFMGIYDYYLYTGDTSFIKTFYPRMKTLMEFCLGRRNKNGFLEPLEGDWVFIDWADGLAKTGEVSFEQMLLVRSLEAIAVSADIAGENEDQKQYQKLADDLKEKLFDVFWDKEAQVMKHQYIDGDVQDTVTKYANMFGIFFDYFDEVQKQSVKNKVLLNDNIQKITTPYMRFFELEALCALGEQEFVLDEIRDYWGGMLKLGATSFWELYNPSDKGEEHLAMYGRPYGKSLCHAWGASPIYLFGKYYFGVKPISAGYKTYEVKPNLGGLQWIEGKVPTPNGSVDIYCSTKEIKVKSSEGVGILIFKSTTKPLTNSGSITALGEGKYEMKIEPNKGYQITYKAL, from the coding sequence ATGGGTAAAACTTTTTTACCAAATAACTCTGCTACTTCAACTTGGATTTGGTATCCGGGCGATTTCGAAATTTGGTTGAGTAATAAAATGCAAGTAAGGCGAACAGAACGAGAAGCTGTATTTCCTCCGCTTTGGAAATATTACAGTCCTGATCCTTTGGTTACCTTTCAAACAGAAGTTGATATTCCAGAACAAGATGAAGTGAAAATTTACTCAGAGGGTACGTTTCAACTACTTGTTGATGGTATTCAAATTTATGGGCTACCTAAATCAATTACAATTCCGGCTGGAAAGCATAAAATTTCTTTTAAAGTATATAATCAAGAAGTACTGCCAGCTATTTATGTTGAAGGCAAATACGTTAAATCTAATGCAAATTGGATTGTAACGAACGAGGATAAACTTTGGATTGATGAGACTGGAAAAGCGCAGCAATCTGGAACGCCTTGGATACCTGTTGGTTCATGGAGTTTTAATTCACCTAAAGATAAACCTTCTGAATTTAGATTAGCAACCAAACCGTGGAATGCAAAAAAAATAGAAAAAATTGGTGATGGAAAATTGATAGATTTTGGAAAAGAAACCTTTGGTTATATTAAAATTAATGGTTTAAAAGGAAAAGGGAATTTAGCTTTGTATTATGGAGAATCTCGTGAGGAAGCTTTAGATTCTGAAAAATGCGAAACATTAGACTATATCCATTTTGATGGTAACCAGCCAAAAGAATACACCCATAATAAATCTAAAGCATTTAGGTATGTGCAAGTTCAAGCAGATGCAACATTAGAGTATGATTCTATTTCGATGCTTCATGAATATTTGCCATTAGAATATCGTGGCGAATTTAAATCATCAGATGATTTATTGAATGATATTTGGGATGTGTCAGCATATACCATGCATTTAACATCTCGCGAATTTTTTATCGACGGAATTAAACGGGACCGTTGGATTTGGTCTGGTGATGCCTATCAAAGTTATTTAATGAATTATTATTTGTTCTTCGATTCTCCATCTGTAGAACGAACTTTAATAGCCCTTCGTGGAAAAGATCCTGTAACAGCTCACGTTAATACCATTATGGATTATTCGCTTTATTGGTTTATGGGGATTTACGATTACTATTTATACACTGGCGATACGAGTTTTATAAAGACATTTTATCCAAGAATGAAAACACTCATGGAATTTTGCTTAGGCAGAAGAAATAAAAATGGCTTCTTAGAACCTTTAGAAGGTGATTGGGTTTTTATTGATTGGGCAGATGGATTAGCAAAAACAGGAGAAGTTAGTTTCGAGCAAATGCTATTGGTAAGAAGTTTAGAAGCTATAGCAGTTAGTGCAGACATAGCAGGAGAAAATGAAGACCAAAAACAATATCAAAAATTAGCCGATGATTTAAAAGAGAAATTATTTGATGTATTCTGGGATAAAGAAGCGCAAGTCATGAAACATCAGTATATAGATGGCGATGTGCAAGATACTGTTACCAAATACGCTAATATGTTTGGTATCTTTTTTGATTATTTTGATGAAGTACAAAAGCAAAGTGTAAAAAATAAGGTGTTATTAAATGATAATATTCAGAAAATAACCACGCCCTATATGCGTTTTTTTGAGTTAGAAGCGTTATGCGCTTTGGGTGAACAAGAATTTGTTTTAGATGAAATTCGTGATTATTGGGGAGGTATGTTAAAACTAGGAGCCACGTCTTTTTGGGAATTATATAACCCTAGTGATAAAGGAGAAGAACACTTAGCAATGTATGGTAGACCTTATGGAAAAAGCCTTTGTCATGCTTGGGGAGCAAGTCCTATTTACCTTTTTGGGAAATACTATTTTGGTGTAAAACCAATATCAGCAGGATATAAAACTTACGAAGTGAAACCTAATTTAGGGGGTTTACAATGGATAGAAGGAAAAGTGCCTACGCCTAATGGTTCTGTAGATATATATTGTAGCACGAAAGAAATTAAAGTGAAATCTTCAGAAGGAGTGGGGATTTTAATATTTAAAAGTACAACGAAGCCATTAACAAATTCAGGCAGTATCACTGCACTAGGGGAAGGTAAATATGAAATGAAAATTGAACCTAATAAGGGCTATCAAATAACATACAAAGCATTATAA
- a CDS encoding MFS transporter yields the protein MEHKKGSLKSTIAVSLTNYLDAGAIVAGASGLTLWQNYLGLTEGNLGWLNAISANCFGAAIGAIIGGFLADKYGRKTIYTYNMLVYMLGIAIIMFTVNFEMLLIGFLITGISVGAGVPASWTYISENSEVNNRGRNMGISQFAWGVGPTIILLLGMLLAPGKADAAAGVLFSYVEKIATLFLGNDVSLEAVNVFSSRIIFGSLFIVAFIAWVLQRKLNESKDWEDAQLAQGKEKQPSVFASFGLLFKNKVNIRTMLFLASIYVSWNMVASVMGFFQQHIYENAGGLSNGEANMVSAVQWIVIIAVTYFGFAMIVDKVNQRLLYFIGTLIGIVAWCILIFIGIKNYAALWTFTILWGIHAGISVQAFYALWASELFPAKYRAGAQGVMFFVVRAIAAIWGLGFVHIYGENGEGFNTAAYIMVGLLLVALIIGTIWTPNTRGKTLQQITEERYGDHI from the coding sequence ATGGAACATAAAAAAGGAAGCTTAAAAAGTACGATTGCTGTATCGCTTACTAATTATCTTGATGCTGGAGCAATTGTAGCGGGAGCAAGCGGATTGACGCTTTGGCAAAATTACCTAGGACTTACTGAAGGGAATCTTGGCTGGCTTAATGCCATTAGTGCCAACTGTTTTGGTGCTGCAATCGGTGCGATTATTGGTGGTTTTCTTGCCGACAAGTATGGACGAAAAACGATTTACACCTACAATATGCTTGTGTATATGTTGGGGATTGCAATAATTATGTTTACAGTCAATTTCGAAATGCTGTTGATTGGATTTCTTATTACTGGCATCTCTGTAGGAGCAGGTGTTCCTGCCTCGTGGACATATATTTCCGAAAATTCAGAAGTCAATAATCGTGGACGTAATATGGGAATTTCTCAGTTTGCTTGGGGAGTTGGCCCTACAATCATTTTACTTCTGGGAATGCTGCTTGCTCCGGGCAAAGCTGATGCTGCAGCCGGTGTGCTATTCAGCTATGTAGAAAAAATCGCGACATTATTTTTAGGTAACGATGTAAGCCTTGAAGCAGTCAATGTATTCAGCAGCCGTATTATTTTCGGTTCCTTGTTTATTGTCGCGTTTATTGCATGGGTTTTACAACGAAAACTCAATGAATCAAAAGATTGGGAAGATGCTCAACTAGCTCAAGGGAAGGAGAAACAACCGAGTGTTTTTGCTTCGTTCGGATTACTTTTCAAAAATAAGGTAAATATTCGCACCATGCTTTTTCTTGCAAGTATTTACGTGTCCTGGAACATGGTTGCTTCGGTCATGGGTTTCTTTCAACAACATATTTATGAAAACGCAGGCGGTCTTTCCAACGGAGAAGCTAATATGGTATCGGCCGTACAATGGATTGTGATTATTGCGGTAACTTATTTCGGCTTTGCTATGATAGTCGACAAGGTAAATCAGCGTTTGTTGTATTTTATTGGCACGTTGATAGGTATAGTGGCATGGTGCATCCTCATTTTTATTGGAATAAAAAATTATGCCGCTTTATGGACTTTTACAATTCTTTGGGGTATTCACGCAGGTATAAGTGTACAGGCATTTTATGCACTTTGGGCTTCAGAACTCTTTCCAGCCAAATATCGAGCGGGAGCACAAGGGGTTATGTTCTTTGTGGTAAGAGCTATCGCCGCTATATGGGGATTAGGATTTGTACATATTTACGGTGAAAATGGTGAAGGATTTAACACAGCAGCCTACATTATGGTAGGATTGCTTCTTGTCGCTTTAATAATAGGAACTATTTGGACACCAAATACTCGTGGAAAAACTTTGCAACAAATAACAGAAGAAAGATACGGAGATCATATTTAA
- a CDS encoding sodium:solute symporter, giving the protein MNIYDQLDVLDFAVVGIYLLVLIAIGAWISIRNKRPADENYFLAGNSLNWTSIGFNMWGTNVGPSMLIASASIGYTTGIVAGNFSWYAFIFIFLLAVVFAPRYLGARVQTLPEFMGKRFGDSTQNILAWYTIVTVLLSWLSLTLFAGGILIKQILNLPMWLSVVILLLIAGFFTMAGGLKTIAYTNVIQMVLLIIVSFALMWVGLEKVGGVSGIIEKTPSNYWNLFMPSDDANYPWVAILLGYPIMGVWFWCTDQSMVQSVLGAKNIKQGQLGANFTGWLKIIDVPLFILPGIMCFILFPDLSNPDEAYMTMVTELFPTGMKGLVMAVLIAALVSTIDSALNALSTVFTMDIFVKKFQPDASQKKIVKVGHMVTVSGAILSIFITMAIDSIKGLNLFDVFQSVLGFIAPPMSVVFLFGVLWKKTTTKAANIILIFGTLLSLLIGVLYLWVFPNDPNSAVKIWPHFLLLSFYIFVFLSIMIVIISKLDKQSNPYLSTLNYTKAKLSPKVKFLWITLITVMICLYLFFNGNY; this is encoded by the coding sequence ATGAATATATACGATCAATTAGATGTCCTAGATTTTGCAGTTGTAGGTATATATCTTTTAGTATTAATAGCAATAGGAGCTTGGATAAGTATTAGAAATAAAAGACCTGCAGATGAAAATTATTTTTTAGCAGGTAATTCCCTAAACTGGACTAGTATTGGCTTTAATATGTGGGGTACTAATGTAGGTCCTTCAATGTTAATAGCTTCTGCAAGTATAGGTTATACAACAGGTATTGTTGCAGGTAATTTTTCTTGGTATGCATTTATATTTATCTTTCTTTTAGCAGTTGTTTTTGCACCAAGATATTTAGGAGCTAGAGTACAAACCTTGCCAGAATTTATGGGGAAACGCTTTGGTGATTCTACACAAAATATTTTAGCTTGGTATACTATTGTAACAGTTTTATTAAGTTGGTTGTCTTTAACCCTATTTGCTGGAGGTATTTTAATTAAGCAAATCTTAAATTTACCTATGTGGTTATCCGTAGTTATATTGTTACTTATTGCTGGGTTTTTTACCATGGCTGGTGGCCTTAAAACAATTGCATATACCAATGTAATACAAATGGTTTTACTCATAATTGTATCATTTGCTTTAATGTGGGTAGGTCTAGAAAAAGTAGGTGGAGTAAGCGGAATCATAGAAAAAACACCATCAAATTATTGGAATCTTTTTATGCCTTCAGATGATGCAAACTATCCATGGGTTGCTATTTTATTAGGGTATCCAATTATGGGAGTTTGGTTTTGGTGTACAGATCAATCTATGGTGCAATCTGTATTAGGAGCTAAAAATATAAAGCAGGGTCAGTTAGGTGCAAATTTTACAGGATGGTTAAAAATTATTGATGTTCCTCTATTTATTTTACCAGGAATTATGTGCTTTATTTTGTTTCCTGATCTTAGTAATCCTGATGAAGCTTATATGACAATGGTAACAGAATTATTTCCAACAGGAATGAAAGGTTTGGTTATGGCAGTTTTAATTGCGGCTTTAGTAAGTACAATAGATTCTGCGTTAAATGCACTAAGTACTGTGTTTACAATGGATATTTTTGTTAAAAAATTTCAGCCAGATGCAAGTCAGAAAAAAATAGTTAAAGTAGGTCATATGGTTACAGTTTCTGGAGCTATATTATCTATTTTTATTACTATGGCAATAGATAGCATTAAAGGATTAAATTTATTTGATGTATTTCAATCCGTTCTAGGTTTTATTGCGCCACCAATGTCTGTAGTGTTTTTGTTTGGTGTTTTATGGAAAAAAACAACAACAAAAGCAGCAAACATAATTTTAATATTTGGTACTTTATTAAGTTTATTAATTGGGGTTTTATATTTATGGGTTTTTCCAAACGATCCCAATTCAGCTGTAAAAATATGGCCACATTTTTTACTTTTATCTTTTTACATATTCGTATTTCTATCAATTATGATTGTAATTATATCAAAATTGGATAAACAAAGTAATCCATATTTAAGCACATTAAATTATACAAAGGCAAAATTATCTCCAAAAGTTAAATTTCTTTGGATTACCTTAATTACAGTAATGATCTGTTTGTACCTATTTTTCAACGGAAATTATTAG
- a CDS encoding phytanoyl-CoA dioxygenase family protein, with translation MSKVISNEQLHQFKEDGFCILKNVIPQELIERLRGECQRFIKEKDDEMDRKGVEVDEINHKGKRYFIALRYKDSQTMQDLIFGKEMEQITRKILGEDVFLFLEQYVVKAADKGMTFSWHQDSGYLDFDHKPYLSIWCPLDDVTEENGTVYLLPYKDAGVKNRIDHVLQEGTNDKIGYFGDNPGVPAVLKAGDVALFSSTCFHRSGSNKTNKSRRVLLIQYSAEPILKSTGEPLYWAEPFIKEGENISTHTV, from the coding sequence ATGAGTAAAGTTATATCTAACGAGCAATTGCATCAGTTTAAAGAAGACGGTTTTTGCATTTTAAAAAATGTAATTCCGCAAGAACTTATAGAACGATTAAGAGGAGAATGTCAACGTTTTATCAAAGAAAAAGATGATGAAATGGATAGAAAAGGTGTTGAGGTAGATGAAATAAATCATAAAGGAAAGCGCTATTTTATAGCTTTACGTTATAAAGATAGTCAAACTATGCAAGACCTAATTTTTGGAAAAGAAATGGAACAAATCACAAGAAAAATATTAGGTGAAGATGTTTTTTTATTTTTAGAACAATATGTGGTAAAAGCTGCAGATAAAGGGATGACTTTCTCATGGCATCAAGATTCTGGATATTTAGATTTTGACCACAAACCCTATTTATCGATTTGGTGTCCATTAGACGATGTAACAGAAGAAAACGGAACTGTTTATTTACTACCATACAAAGATGCTGGTGTAAAAAATAGAATAGATCATGTACTGCAAGAAGGTACTAATGATAAAATTGGTTACTTTGGTGATAATCCAGGAGTACCTGCAGTATTAAAAGCGGGTGATGTTGCTTTATTTTCAAGTACCTGTTTCCATAGAAGTGGGTCTAATAAGACCAATAAATCAAGACGTGTTTTATTAATTCAATATTCTGCAGAACCAATTTTAAAAAGCACTGGAGAACCATTATATTGGGCAGAACCATTTATAAAGGAAGGGGAAAATATTAGTACACACACTGTTTAA